The genomic region TCTATTTTAAATCTTAAAACTTATTGACCACTTTTTATTGGACACGTAACTGCGAATGAAACAAAGTGGAGTGTGGCCCCGCCTGCCGGGCAGGAGTCTCCCAAAGCTATATCCAAATTCTATTCAAGGGATGGCCAGGTCGCCTACAGGCTCCTCGCCAAGACGTTTTTATATTTATAGCTTAAACTATTAACTAAAAGGCTTCGACTCCCGAAGCTTCGGGACGGCCTGACAGCATCTTACTTTTCGTTTTCAACTTTCAACTTTGAACTCCCGTCTTCCGTCTCCCATCTTCCGTCTTTCAACTTTCAACTTTTCACTATCTAAACCAATTCCAATTCCTCTACTTCCTCGGTTACATCTACAATTTTTCCAGCGATGGCCGTAGCTGCTGCCACAAGCGGACTCGCTAAAATGGTACGTGCTCCTTGGCCTTGGCGTCCTTCAAAATTTCTATTGGAAGTAGACACGCAATATTCCCCAGCAGGGATTTTATCTTCGTTCATTCCCAAACATGCAGAGCAACCACTTTGGCGCATTTCGAAACCAGCGGCTTCAAATACATCTTGTATACCTTCTTCTTTTATTTGTTTCGCCACTTGCTGGGAACCGGGAACTATCAAAGCGTTTACATTCGCCGCTTTTTGCTTTCCTTTTATGTATTCCGCAGCAATTCTAAAATCTTCAATCCTAGAGTTGGTACAGCTTCCAATAAAAACATAGTTAATATCTTTGCCCAGTAGTTTTTCTCCTTTACGGAAGCCCATATATTCCAAGGACTTTTCAAAGGAAACATCATCTTTACTAGGGATAGCCTCGGTTATTTTAATCCCCATACCCGGATTGGTTCCGTAGGTAACCATAGGCTCAATATCTTCTGCTTTAAATGTATATTCTTTGTCAAACACGGCATCAACATCGGTAGGAAGCGTTTTCCAGTAAGCCACTTTTTTATCGAATTCAGCTCCTTTAGGCGCAAATTCGCGTTCTTTTACATACTCAAAAGTAGTTTCATCTGGAGCGATCATACCACCACGGGCGCCCATTTCAATACTCATATTACAAACTGTCATACGGCCTTCCATCGTCATATCTTCAAAAACATCACCTGCATATTCCACAAAATATCCGGTGCCCGAATTGGTGCCCAATTGCGCAATGATATAAAGAATAACATCTTTGGGCAAAACGCCTTTTTTAAGCGTTCCGTTTACGGTAATACGCATACTTTTAGGTTTGGAAAGCAGCAAACATTGGCTCGCAAAAACCTGTGCTACCTGGCTGGTACCAATGCCAAAGGCAATGGTTCCAAAAGCACCGTGGGTAGAGGTGTGGCTATCTCCACAAACCATGGTCATGCCCGGTTGGGTAATGCCCAATTCTGGAGCCATTACATGCACGATCCCTTGGTAAGGGTGCCCTAAACCATAAAGGGTAACGTCGTGTTTTTTGCAATTTTCGGTTAACATCTCTACCTGTTTTTTAGACAATAGGTCTTGTATAGGAAGGTGTTGATCCTTGGTAGGAACGTTATGATCTGCCGTTGCTACAATCTGATCTTTTCTAAAAAGGGGTATGTCGCGCTCCTCTAACTCGTTAAACGCTTGCGGACTAGTAACTTCGTGAATTAAATGTTTATCTATATACAATATTTGCGGACCATTCTCTACGGAATGTACCACGTGGCTGTCCCAAACTTTATCAAATAATGTCTTGCTCATGTATGTTAAGCGATTGCTTTAATATCTATTTTACTTATTTCGATGATTTGGTGAATGTCTTCATCGAGAACTTCTTTTTTTCTATCAGCAAAGGTCAAAAATTCCCTATAAACTTCATCCAACTGAAGCTTTGTTAATTCATATCCTACCTTTTTAGCACGATAGGCCAGTGCAGCTCTACCGCTTCTTGCGGTTAAAACAATGGCAGATTCGGTAACACCCACATCGGCAGGATCTATAATTTCGTAAGTTTCCCGGTTTTTAATAACACCATCTTGGTGGATCCCAGAGCTATGTGCAAAAGCATTTGCTCCTACGATGGCTTTGTTGGGTTGTACAGGCATTCCCATGCTTTCTGAAACCATTTTACTGGTACTGTACAATAATTGAGAATTAATATTGGTATCTAAATTGAGATACGGGTGTTGGCGTAGAACCATGACGACCTCCTCCAAAGATGTATTTCCGGCGCGTTCTCCCACACCGTTAATAGTACACTCTATCTGTCTAGCTCCTCCAACAACACCAGCAATAGAGTTGGCTGTTGCCAACCCAAGGTCGTTGTGACAATGACAAGAAAGAATGGCGTTATCGATACCTTTTACGTTTTCCTTTAAATACTTCATTTTAGCTCCGTATTCTTCCGGAAGGCAATACCCTGTAGTATCTGGAATATTCAACACCGTAGCACCGGCTTTTACTACCGCTTCGCAAACACGGGCAAGAAATTCGTTATCGGTTCTACCAGCGTCTTCTGCATAAAACTCCACATCTTCTACAAACGTTTTGGCATATTTTACAGCCGCTACCGCCCGTTCTATAATTTCTTCCCGGGTGGATTTAAATTTGTATTTTATATGAGAGTCGGAAGTACCAATACCTGTGTGGATTCTTGGTTTTACCGCATATTTTAATGCTTCTGCAGCTACTTCAATATCTTTTTTAACCGACCTTGTGAGCCCACAAACGGTGGCGTTTTTTACAATTTTTGAAATCTCTACTACCGAGTTGAAGTCTCCCGGACTTGAAATTGGGAAACCTGCTTCTATAACATCAACCCCCAGATCGTCAAGACGCTTTGCAATAACAAGCTTTTGTTGTGTATTAAGCTTGCATCCAGGTACTTGTTCTCCGTCTCTTAATGTCGTGTCAAAGATTTGGACTTTTTCTTTACTCATCTTGATTTTTTAATGTAATTTCAAATTTGTTCTACGAATTTATATTTTAGAACCTTAATTTCTGGGTCGCTTAACCATTTCTTTACAATGTTTAAGTATACTTTTTAATATTTAAGTAATTGATTATCAGTTAATTGATTTTTATTTTTTACAATGACAAGTCAACAAAAAGACACCTTATTTATACTTATTAAATCCCTTTCAAAATCGGAAAAGCGGCAATTTAAGCTATATGTAAACCGTTTGGGGGTAAATGCCGATGCTAAATTTTTAGCATTATTCAACCTTTTGGATAAAATGAATGATTATAAAGAATCGGAAATTTTAAAAAGTGGCATTGTAAAAAAACAGCAGCTATCTAACCTAAAAGCGCATTTGTACAAACAGATCTTGGTGAGCTTACGGCTTAATCCCGTTAACCAAAACATCCGATTGCAGATTCGGGAGCAGTTGGATTTTGCTACGATTCTATATCACAAAGGTTTGTACAAGCAAAGTTTAAAGATTTTGGACAAAGCCAAATCTTTGGCCATAGAAAACCAGGAGAAGGTAGTAGCCTACGAAATCGTGGAACTGGAAAAGGTAATAGAAACGCAATACATTACCCGAAGTATTAGCGGGCGTGCCGACGAATTGGCCATTCAGGCCAAGGAGCTTAGTATGCAGAATGTGCTTACCAGTAAACTTTCCAATCTTTCGCTTCAGTTGTACGGGATTATGTTGAAGTTCGGTTACGTAAAAAGTGACGAAGAATATAAATGGGTTACGGAATATTATAAGTCCCACCTTCCGCAGTTTAAAGTTTCTGAATTGGATTTCAGGGAAAAATTGTGGTTGTACAAAGCACAGCTTTGGTATAGCTTTCTGGTACAGGATTTTTTATCATGCTACAAATATTCCCTACGTTGGGTAGAGCTTTTTTATGAAAATGAGCAAATGATATATTTAAATCCTGTCTTTTTCTTAAAGGGAAACAACTACTTGTTGGAATCTATGTTTTATGTTAAAAACAGAGGCGGATTTAAAGAGGCCTTGGAAAAGTTGGAAACGGTACTCGCAGGAAATAAATTCCCCAAAAATGATAATTTAGAGGTGCTCTCCTTTTTATATATCTACAGCAATAAATTAAACCTTCACTTTTTGGAGGGAACCTTCGAGGACGGACTCTATTTGGAGAAAGAAATTGTAAATGGCATAAAACAATATGGTGATAAAATAGACGAACACCATATTATGGTATTATACTACAAAATAGCCTGTTTGTATTTTGGGGTGGGAGATAATAAAAAATGTATAAGCTACCTTAAAAAAATTATAGATAATAGAAACTTAAGCATGCGCGAGGACCTTATGTGTTTTGCACGAGTATTGAGTTTGGTAGCTCATTACGAAGCTGGGATGGATTACCATTTGGAAGTACAATTAAAAAGTACATATAAGTTTTTATTAAAAATGAATGATCTCCATGCCGTACAAAAGGAAATGATTAAATTTTTACGAAACCTCGGCGAGATTTTCCCGCATCAGTTAAAAGATGAATTTAAAAAACTCCATAAAACACTCAAACAATATGAAAACCATCCCTACGAAAAAAGGGCTTTTCTCTATTTAGATATTATCTCCTGGCTGGAGAGTAACATAGAAAACAGGCCGGTGGGCGATATTATTAAAGAAAAAGCCAAAGAATTGGTACGATAGATTGTTGATTTGGGAGAAAAGAAATTTCAGTTTAAGCATATTTTAGAATTAAATCTGGCGGTATTGCTCATTAGTACCTCTGGGGTTTTGGGGAGGTACATAGACTTACCACCGGCACAAATTATATTTTTACGTTCTATTCTTGGGGCTGTTTTTATTTATATATTTTGTAGGTATAAAAAGTTCAATTTTAAAATAAAAAGTAAAAAGGATTTAACGGTAATTCTGCTGTGTGGTGCCTTTTTTGGGATCCATTGGGTTACTTATTTTTATGCGTTAAAGTTATCCAGTGTGGCCATAGGGATGCTTTCCATCTATACGTACCCCGTAATAACCTCCTTTTTAGAGCCTATTATTTTAAAGAGAAGTTTTCAAAAGGCTCATTTGGCTCTTGGCGTATTGGTGCTTACCGGAGTTTATTTTTTAGTTCCCGAGGTAAGCTTTGAAAATCAGCATTTTATTGCGGTATTGTTTGGAGTGACTTCTGCTTTTTTCTATGCTATTAGAAACATTTTAATGAAACCCAAAGTAGAAAATTACAACGGTTCTGTATTAATGTTTTATCAGCTACTGGTTATTATGGTTTTGCTGAGTCCCGTTCTCTTAAATACTGATTTAGTCGCTGTAAAATCGCAGTTTCTACCTATTATTTTCTTGGCGTTGGTTACCACTAGTATTGGGCATTCGTTACTTTTAATGAGTTTTAAGCATTTTAGTGCCACCACCGCCAGTATTATGAGCAGTGTACAGCCTATCTACGGAATTTTAATGGGCATGCTTTTTTTAGGGGAATTCCCAGCTTGGCATACTGTTATCGGCGGCGCTTTAATTTTAAGTGCCGTTTTTATTGAAAGCGCCAGACATTTTAAAGGTGTAGGAAAATAGTTAATTCAAACTAAAAGATTCCATTTCAAAACACTTCATTTTTATTTTTAAAAGACTTAAATTCAATGGGGTTACCACTAAAATCGAATACAAACATGGTTTGCTGTTCTCCCGCTTTTCCCTTATACCGCGTTTGTGGCTTTATAATAAATGAAACATTTTCTTTTTCAAGTTTAAGCTGAATCGTGTTGAACTCTTCTTCTGATAATAAACATCCAAAATGCGGAATTGGCACGTCTATTCCATCTACTTTTCCACAGTAGTCCAGATCCGGAATATTGGTACTTAAATGTGCAGAAAGTTGGTGACCAAAGAAATTGAAATCGATCCAAGTTTCGGTAGACCTACCTTCTTTACAACCCAAAATATCTATGTAGAAAGCTCGTGTACTTTCAATGTCTTTTACTTTAAAAGCGAGGTGAAACGTATTCATGCTAATAGGTATTAAAATAATAATCGGCAAAGTTAAGATAACTCTCCCAGTCGAATCGAGACATGTCGTGGCCGCCTGCCCTAATATGGTAGCCCTGTTTACCAGAAATTAAAGGTTTATTGATTGTTGGAAGGTTTTCTGTTTGCGGTGTATCATAACCGTATAGTTCATAAACGGGGCTGGCATAATAAAGGGATAAATATTCTCCGTACGGGTCGGCATTGAGGTCTCGTTCTGCACTTCCAACATACACACCTCTTGGAGCTATGGAAGCAAGAAACATATGTTGGTCTACCGGTAATTCGTTTTCTTTTTTATTGAATTGATGAAAGTTGGGAGCAAACCAATGAGGGAAGAGTTTATTTATTTCGGCAATATCTTCTCCCTTTTTCCTTCTGAAGAGGGCAGCACCGCCACAACCGGAATCGTTGGAAATAACGATGCTAAAACGTTCGTCTAAAGCACCGGCCCACAAAGCTGCTTTGCCTAACCTGGAATGTCCAAAAACAGTAATTTTTTCAGAATCAATATCGCTATCGGTTACTAAATAATCCATTGCTGTTTGTAGTCCAAATGTCCAAGCGGCTATAGCTCCAGTTTGGTCTATAGATTCGTTTTTAAATAAGCTATATATCCCTTCTTGGTACTTTTCTGGGTTATCCGGTGCTAAATCACCGTAATGAAGAGTAGCCAGACCATATCCACGCTCTAGAATATGTTCTACAGGCCATCGGTTAGCCCTAACTCCCCGGGATTTATTAGTAGCGGTATTGTCAAAAATAAAAAATTCGGCATTGTTTTTTACAAAACCCTTCGGTAAAGGAATGTTCTTATCAGGATGGATAGTGTGATTCCCAAAAAAATTAAGTCCTAAAAATACTGGTCTTGGAATTTTCGTTTGATTAGGTAAATAGATTAATAAATCCGCTCTAACAGTATCTTTTTTGCTAATAAAATTAATGGTAATTATTTTCCGCGTTGCTTTCCCGCATAATGCATTTTTATCTTCCGAGATTAAATTACTTTTAACTGTAATTTCTTGTTTTGGGAAGCTGCCATAAACATTGGTTTTAAACAGCTCGATAATTTCCTTCCTTCTTTTTCTTTCCCAATCTTTAGTAATTGTTATTTGTTCTTTACTATTGGAGGTCAACAGTTCTGGTATTGAATAGGTATTTTCGCTTTGGCAATAAATGGCAAAGCTCGCAAAAAAAGAAAGGATTAAAGTTGGTGTTTTGGTAGGTTTCATGGTTGTGGATAGTCTCTTAAGAATTATTTTTCTTTATGATTTATCCGCAATTTACAAAACTCATAAAGCAAAAGCGTTACTAAAAAAGGTTTGTTTTTTTAATTAAAGATATTTTATAACGTTATCCTATATTTGTGTAATTAGAATGTGTTTTATATGAATATAGCCACCAAGATAGCATCGTTGCGCAAAGAACTTTCTCAACATAATTACAATTATTACGTTTTAGATTCTCCAGAGATATCGGATTTTGAGTTTGACAGTAAGTTAAAAGAACTCCAAGAGCTCGAAGCAGCGCATCCCGAATATTTCGATACTAATTCGCCAACCGTTCGTGTGGGCGGGATGGTGACCAAAAACTTTGAAACGGTTGTTCATACCTATCGCATGTATTCTTTAGATAATTCATATTCCAAAGAAGATTTAGAAGATTGGGAAAAGCGCATTCAACGTATTCTTGGGGATGTGAAAGTGGAATTTACCTGTGAATTGAAATACGACGGCGCTTCGATGAGCTTAACTTACGAGGATGGTTTGCTGGTGCGTGCAGTTACCCGTGGGGACGGATTTCAAGGGGATGAGGTTACCAATAATGTAAAAACAATCCGATCGG from Galbibacter sp. BG1 harbors:
- a CDS encoding DMT family transporter, with the translated sequence MGEKKFQFKHILELNLAVLLISTSGVLGRYIDLPPAQIIFLRSILGAVFIYIFCRYKKFNFKIKSKKDLTVILLCGAFFGIHWVTYFYALKLSSVAIGMLSIYTYPVITSFLEPIILKRSFQKAHLALGVLVLTGVYFLVPEVSFENQHFIAVLFGVTSAFFYAIRNILMKPKVENYNGSVLMFYQLLVIMVLLSPVLLNTDLVAVKSQFLPIIFLALVTTSIGHSLLLMSFKHFSATTASIMSSVQPIYGILMGMLFLGEFPAWHTVIGGALILSAVFIESARHFKGVGK
- a CDS encoding VOC family protein, with product MNTFHLAFKVKDIESTRAFYIDILGCKEGRSTETWIDFNFFGHQLSAHLSTNIPDLDYCGKVDGIDVPIPHFGCLLSEEEFNTIQLKLEKENVSFIIKPQTRYKGKAGEQQTMFVFDFSGNPIEFKSFKNKNEVF
- a CDS encoding acetylxylan esterase — protein: MKPTKTPTLILSFFASFAIYCQSENTYSIPELLTSNSKEQITITKDWERKRRKEIIELFKTNVYGSFPKQEITVKSNLISEDKNALCGKATRKIITINFISKKDTVRADLLIYLPNQTKIPRPVFLGLNFFGNHTIHPDKNIPLPKGFVKNNAEFFIFDNTATNKSRGVRANRWPVEHILERGYGLATLHYGDLAPDNPEKYQEGIYSLFKNESIDQTGAIAAWTFGLQTAMDYLVTDSDIDSEKITVFGHSRLGKAALWAGALDERFSIVISNDSGCGGAALFRRKKGEDIAEINKLFPHWFAPNFHQFNKKENELPVDQHMFLASIAPRGVYVGSAERDLNADPYGEYLSLYYASPVYELYGYDTPQTENLPTINKPLISGKQGYHIRAGGHDMSRFDWESYLNFADYYFNTY
- a CDS encoding 2-isopropylmalate synthase produces the protein MSKEKVQIFDTTLRDGEQVPGCKLNTQQKLVIAKRLDDLGVDVIEAGFPISSPGDFNSVVEISKIVKNATVCGLTRSVKKDIEVAAEALKYAVKPRIHTGIGTSDSHIKYKFKSTREEIIERAVAAVKYAKTFVEDVEFYAEDAGRTDNEFLARVCEAVVKAGATVLNIPDTTGYCLPEEYGAKMKYLKENVKGIDNAILSCHCHNDLGLATANSIAGVVGGARQIECTINGVGERAGNTSLEEVVMVLRQHPYLNLDTNINSQLLYSTSKMVSESMGMPVQPNKAIVGANAFAHSSGIHQDGVIKNRETYEIIDPADVGVTESAIVLTARSGRAALAYRAKKVGYELTKLQLDEVYREFLTFADRKKEVLDEDIHQIIEISKIDIKAIA
- the leuC gene encoding 3-isopropylmalate dehydratase large subunit, which translates into the protein MSKTLFDKVWDSHVVHSVENGPQILYIDKHLIHEVTSPQAFNELEERDIPLFRKDQIVATADHNVPTKDQHLPIQDLLSKKQVEMLTENCKKHDVTLYGLGHPYQGIVHVMAPELGITQPGMTMVCGDSHTSTHGAFGTIAFGIGTSQVAQVFASQCLLLSKPKSMRITVNGTLKKGVLPKDVILYIIAQLGTNSGTGYFVEYAGDVFEDMTMEGRMTVCNMSIEMGARGGMIAPDETTFEYVKEREFAPKGAEFDKKVAYWKTLPTDVDAVFDKEYTFKAEDIEPMVTYGTNPGMGIKITEAIPSKDDVSFEKSLEYMGFRKGEKLLGKDINYVFIGSCTNSRIEDFRIAAEYIKGKQKAANVNALIVPGSQQVAKQIKEEGIQDVFEAAGFEMRQSGCSACLGMNEDKIPAGEYCVSTSNRNFEGRQGQGARTILASPLVAAATAIAGKIVDVTEEVEELELV